Proteins found in one Pontibacter sp. SGAir0037 genomic segment:
- a CDS encoding outer membrane beta-barrel protein, translated as MKKLTILSALFLAITFHLSAQTVDDLPRPQTTAPVAGDAVQQGNWMVGGQVGDIGFNFKSDNFRINIQPRAGYFISDNAAIGTEAQLGLQIYDGGEIFSYGLTPFVRYYFPEGAAPTHRWFGEALVGFAGSSLKDSEDDAIFSSVLGIRAGYAHFVADNVALEATLGYSRTNADISVGNSVSGLAVGLGFQIYLPGRNNQ; from the coding sequence ATGAAAAAATTAACTATCCTTTCCGCTTTATTTCTAGCGATTACTTTTCACTTATCCGCTCAAACTGTAGATGATCTGCCAAGACCACAAACAACTGCGCCTGTAGCAGGCGATGCTGTGCAACAAGGCAATTGGATGGTTGGAGGACAAGTGGGCGATATCGGGTTTAACTTTAAATCCGATAATTTCAGAATCAATATTCAACCCAGGGCCGGTTACTTCATCAGCGACAATGCAGCCATTGGTACGGAGGCGCAGTTAGGCCTGCAGATTTACGACGGGGGCGAGATTTTCAGCTATGGCCTGACTCCTTTTGTGCGTTACTATTTTCCGGAAGGCGCAGCACCGACACACAGGTGGTTTGGCGAGGCATTGGTTGGATTTGCAGGCAGTTCACTGAAAGACAGTGAAGATGATGCTATCTTCTCTTCTGTACTTGGCATCCGAGCCGGCTATGCTCATTTTGTGGCCGATAATGTGGCTCTCGAAGCGACTTTAGGCTATTCAAGAACAAACGCTGATATTTCTGTAGGAAACAGTGTTTCCGGGCTTGCCGTAGGGCTTGGTTTCCAGATTTACCTGCCTGGCCGAAACAACCAGTAA
- a CDS encoding Gfo/Idh/MocA family protein codes for MKNNIHHSASDRRRFIKGFSFVLGSTAFGLPLLSLSSCQSGGKTDEQSTEEIQAAANSRKLGIALVGLGQYSTEQLAPALQETAHCYLAGIVTGTPSKAEEWKSKYSIPDKNIYNYETFDQIADNPDIDIVYIVLPNSMHAEYTIRAAKAKKHVICEKPMATTVADAQRMLDACRENNVKLAIGYRLHYEPFNKRVMELGQQQVYGKVQSIEAANSQDMTKDSPDVWRLDKELSGGGPLMDVGIYCVQGACYTLGKAPAAVTATFGEVTNQEYFNNGVEQSISWQMEFEDGVIATCRSSYAEEENLLSGKAENGWWKVDPVYAYEGKKGETSEGKMDFPDVYEQALQMDGQAQRFASNQESIVPGEMGLRDMKILEAIYASARSGGKRIMIL; via the coding sequence ATGAAAAACAACATTCATCATAGTGCTTCAGACAGAAGAAGATTTATCAAAGGCTTTTCTTTTGTGTTAGGCAGTACTGCCTTTGGCCTTCCGTTGCTCTCGTTGAGTTCCTGCCAGTCAGGCGGTAAAACCGACGAGCAGAGTACGGAGGAAATACAGGCGGCGGCCAACAGCCGGAAATTAGGTATAGCACTGGTAGGACTGGGGCAGTATAGCACAGAACAGTTGGCACCGGCACTACAGGAAACAGCACATTGCTACCTGGCTGGTATTGTAACCGGTACACCATCTAAAGCGGAAGAATGGAAATCGAAGTACAGTATTCCGGACAAGAATATTTACAATTACGAAACGTTCGATCAGATAGCAGACAACCCGGACATAGACATTGTATACATTGTCCTGCCGAACAGCATGCACGCCGAGTATACGATACGAGCAGCTAAAGCCAAAAAACATGTGATTTGTGAAAAGCCTATGGCAACCACCGTGGCAGATGCACAGCGTATGCTCGATGCCTGCAGGGAGAACAATGTAAAGCTGGCCATTGGTTACCGCCTGCATTACGAGCCATTTAACAAGCGCGTTATGGAGCTGGGTCAGCAACAGGTTTATGGTAAGGTACAAAGCATAGAAGCCGCTAACAGCCAGGACATGACCAAGGACAGCCCGGATGTGTGGCGACTGGACAAAGAACTATCGGGTGGGGGACCTTTGATGGATGTCGGGATATATTGTGTACAGGGCGCCTGCTATACTTTAGGAAAGGCACCTGCGGCTGTTACAGCCACGTTCGGAGAGGTAACCAACCAGGAATACTTTAACAACGGCGTGGAACAGTCGATCAGTTGGCAGATGGAGTTTGAGGATGGCGTTATTGCCACGTGCAGAAGCAGTTATGCCGAAGAAGAGAACCTGCTTTCTGGAAAGGCGGAGAACGGCTGGTGGAAAGTTGATCCGGTATATGCATACGAGGGGAAGAAAGGGGAGACCAGCGAGGGCAAAATGGACTTCCCGGATGTATATGAGCAGGCGCTCCAGATGGACGGGCAGGCTCAGCGCTTTGCCAGCAACCAGGAGTCTATTGTGCCCGGTGAAATGGGTCTGCGGGACATGAAAATTCTGGAAGCAATTTATGCATCAGCCCGAAGCGGTGGCAAAAGGATAATGATTTTGTAG
- a CDS encoding SDR family oxidoreductase, with protein sequence MEMHTQSRWTLAGKKAVVTGGSKGIGAAIVAEFIGLGAEVLAVARHTEDLTLLQQQHAEKLHICQADVSTPEGRQKLVAQVLEQWGQLDILVNNVGTNIRKPTAAYSAQEYDFILNTNLRSAFELCQQFYPLLKQADQGNIINVTSVAGLTHVRTGVLYGMTKAAMVQLTRNLAAEWAADNIRVNAVAPWYISTPLAQTVLQQEAYYEAVISRTPMKQIGKPEDVAAAAAFLSMPAAAYITGQCVAVDGGFTINGFQPE encoded by the coding sequence ATGGAAATGCATACACAAAGCAGGTGGACACTTGCAGGTAAAAAAGCGGTAGTTACAGGAGGATCGAAAGGAATAGGAGCAGCTATAGTTGCAGAATTTATTGGTTTGGGTGCAGAAGTGCTGGCTGTTGCCCGCCATACCGAGGATTTAACTTTGCTGCAGCAGCAACACGCGGAAAAGTTACATATATGCCAGGCCGATGTAAGCACACCCGAGGGGCGGCAAAAACTTGTGGCGCAGGTACTGGAGCAATGGGGGCAATTAGATATTCTGGTGAATAATGTCGGGACGAACATTCGCAAGCCTACTGCCGCCTATTCTGCCCAGGAATATGATTTTATCCTGAATACAAACCTGCGCTCAGCCTTTGAGCTTTGCCAGCAGTTTTACCCTTTGCTGAAGCAGGCCGATCAAGGAAATATCATTAACGTAACCTCTGTGGCTGGCTTAACCCACGTTAGAACAGGCGTGCTGTATGGCATGACAAAAGCAGCTATGGTGCAGCTAACACGCAACCTGGCAGCTGAGTGGGCCGCAGACAATATTCGCGTTAATGCCGTGGCTCCCTGGTACATCAGCACGCCACTGGCTCAAACAGTGCTTCAGCAGGAAGCCTATTACGAGGCCGTGATAAGTCGCACACCCATGAAACAGATCGGAAAACCGGAAGATGTAGCTGCTGCAGCGGCCTTTCTGAGTATGCCGGCGGCTGCCTACATAACCGGGCAGTGCGTCGCAGTTGATGGCGGATTTACGATCAATGGCTTTCAGCCTGAATAA
- a CDS encoding lipopolysaccharide assembly protein LapB — MKKLLLTALAAASIQAASAQNSAVNTATLNHKNGTLDKAKTEIDKAIEHPKTKDKAKTWFMHGIIYQDMIGNPVYGKMTDDKTPEVVLNSFNKTVEIDGKNGEFGKQVPERLNLLYGQVLNQAVEFHNTQDWDNAIKKYELASKINPTDTTAVLYAAYASIGKEEPASAIKYYDQLINMGHKTQNVYRTKVQLLQQTEASDDKVMAALAEGLKEHPNDVYLMQEELRYYLQADRGDEAMAKLQNAITADPNNASLHAVMGNLLERKKDLDGATASYKKALAIDPNSFDANYNLAVLEYNRGSEVNNKAAKMDYKTYQKQGKALEEQAKKHFAASLPYFEKAHQIQPDDQATLQNLNRVYTRLNRTQDAERISKLMGN, encoded by the coding sequence ATGAAAAAGTTACTTTTAACAGCCTTGGCAGCCGCAAGTATACAAGCTGCTTCCGCTCAGAACTCTGCTGTTAATACTGCTACCCTTAATCATAAGAACGGTACTTTAGACAAGGCAAAGACTGAGATCGACAAAGCTATTGAACACCCTAAAACCAAGGATAAAGCTAAAACCTGGTTCATGCACGGTATTATTTACCAGGACATGATCGGTAATCCTGTTTATGGTAAAATGACGGATGACAAAACACCGGAAGTGGTGCTTAACTCATTTAACAAGACGGTTGAAATTGACGGTAAAAACGGTGAGTTCGGAAAGCAGGTTCCTGAGCGCCTGAACTTACTATATGGTCAGGTGTTAAACCAGGCAGTTGAATTTCACAACACGCAGGATTGGGACAATGCGATTAAAAAGTATGAACTGGCCAGCAAAATTAATCCAACTGATACAACCGCAGTGCTTTATGCTGCTTATGCCTCTATTGGAAAAGAAGAGCCTGCTTCGGCTATCAAATACTATGATCAGCTGATTAACATGGGGCATAAGACCCAGAATGTATACCGTACGAAGGTGCAATTACTGCAGCAAACGGAAGCTTCTGACGACAAAGTCATGGCTGCACTTGCTGAAGGGTTAAAAGAGCATCCGAACGATGTATACCTGATGCAGGAAGAGTTAAGATATTACCTACAGGCTGACCGTGGTGATGAAGCAATGGCTAAACTACAAAATGCGATTACTGCAGACCCGAACAATGCCAGCTTACATGCTGTAATGGGTAACTTATTAGAGCGCAAAAAAGATCTGGATGGTGCAACTGCCAGCTACAAAAAAGCTTTGGCAATTGATCCGAACAGCTTTGATGCTAACTATAACTTAGCTGTATTGGAGTACAACAGAGGCAGTGAAGTGAATAACAAAGCTGCTAAAATGGACTACAAAACGTATCAGAAACAAGGTAAAGCCTTAGAAGAGCAAGCTAAAAAGCATTTTGCAGCATCTTTACCATATTTCGAAAAAGCACACCAGATTCAGCCAGACGATCAAGCCACACTGCAGAACCTGAACCGTGTGTACACCAGGTTAAACCGTACTCAAGATGCTGAAAGAATCAGCAAACTGATGGGCAACTAA
- a CDS encoding ribokinase, with protein sequence MTQGIILSLGSVNADFQVRVDKKPGTTTTMLGHDFLRLSGGKAANVAYLARKLGVQASLIAHVGKDDLQEQALGSLQEMGVELRYVRALEQETTGVSMIAVPEDGKKQIILAANANDVWQHEDGDEVEKAIHQAPEGSVLVVDYEIAPFIVERAIVVAHKKGFLVLLDPSPADRVNQELYPQINYMVPDASETEDLTGIKPDTVSRAKEAALRLVELGIAHAVVKMEDGGCVAATQEEILHIPAIQVEVVDATGAGDAFAGALAVALLEKRPLKEAACFASAASQAAVTGYGSQPAYPDREGIGFYYKQLITQTKKL encoded by the coding sequence ATGACACAAGGCATTATTCTTTCGCTTGGCAGCGTAAACGCAGATTTTCAGGTACGTGTAGACAAAAAGCCGGGCACTACCACCACTATGCTGGGGCACGACTTCCTGCGGCTAAGTGGTGGCAAGGCGGCTAACGTAGCTTATCTGGCACGCAAGTTAGGGGTTCAGGCTTCTTTGATCGCTCACGTGGGGAAAGACGATTTACAGGAACAGGCACTTGGCTCGCTACAGGAAATGGGGGTTGAACTACGCTATGTACGTGCTCTCGAACAGGAGACAACAGGCGTTTCGATGATAGCCGTTCCCGAAGACGGTAAGAAGCAGATCATCCTGGCTGCCAATGCCAACGATGTGTGGCAGCACGAAGATGGCGATGAAGTTGAAAAAGCAATTCATCAGGCTCCGGAGGGCTCTGTACTTGTAGTGGATTATGAAATTGCGCCCTTTATCGTAGAAAGAGCTATTGTGGTTGCTCATAAAAAAGGGTTTTTAGTGCTGTTAGATCCCTCTCCTGCCGACCGGGTAAACCAAGAGCTATATCCCCAGATAAATTACATGGTGCCCGATGCCTCCGAAACAGAAGACCTGACTGGTATAAAACCAGACACAGTATCTCGTGCAAAGGAGGCGGCCCTGCGTTTGGTCGAACTGGGGATAGCCCATGCAGTTGTAAAAATGGAAGATGGTGGCTGCGTGGCTGCCACACAGGAAGAAATACTGCATATACCTGCCATTCAGGTAGAAGTGGTGGATGCCACCGGAGCTGGAGATGCCTTTGCAGGGGCGCTTGCCGTTGCCTTATTGGAGAAGCGCCCGCTAAAGGAAGCGGCTTGTTTTGCCTCGGCTGCCTCCCAGGCCGCGGTAACAGGCTATGGCTCACAACCGGCATACCCTGATCGGGAAGGTATCGGATTCTACTACAAGCAATTAATCACCCAAACAAAAAAGCTTTAA
- a CDS encoding YetF domain-containing protein: MGADDVDVTDIMRIILGDIPWIFLVEVVIRIFFVYLLLMVSMRLMGKRMANTMSSVEIAALVSMAAAIGVPVLAPERGLLPAVIIALIVVAVHRLIAHYSYKKQKFETLAQGDLSVLVEDGQLLLDVMKLNRITRERLFAEFRSLGLTNLGRIRRSYLEASGNFTTMIYEEEKPGLSIIPRWDEEFLEEQPKAENIYACGSCGVLTKDAKRTEFECPDCGHQDWLDAIIT; this comes from the coding sequence ATGGGAGCAGATGATGTTGACGTAACGGATATAATGCGGATTATCCTGGGCGATATACCCTGGATATTTTTAGTTGAAGTTGTCATCAGGATCTTTTTTGTGTACCTGTTGCTGATGGTGTCGATGCGCCTGATGGGTAAGCGCATGGCCAATACGATGAGCAGCGTGGAAATTGCTGCTTTGGTTTCTATGGCAGCCGCAATAGGTGTTCCGGTGCTGGCGCCTGAGCGGGGTTTACTGCCGGCTGTTATCATCGCTTTAATTGTTGTTGCTGTTCACCGCCTTATTGCCCATTATTCTTATAAAAAGCAAAAATTCGAAACGCTGGCACAGGGAGATTTAAGTGTACTGGTTGAAGACGGCCAGCTTTTACTTGATGTCATGAAACTTAACCGGATAACCCGCGAGAGGCTTTTTGCAGAATTCAGAAGCTTGGGCCTCACTAATTTAGGCCGTATCAGGAGGTCCTATCTGGAAGCCAGTGGTAATTTTACAACCATGATTTATGAAGAAGAAAAACCTGGGCTTTCCATTATACCACGCTGGGATGAAGAGTTTCTGGAAGAGCAACCAAAAGCTGAAAATATCTATGCTTGTGGTAGCTGTGGCGTACTGACAAAGGACGCTAAACGAACTGAATTTGAATGCCCGGATTGTGGTCATCAAGACTGGCTCGATGCTATTATAACGTAA
- the gyrA gene encoding DNA gyrase subunit A, protein MNEGERIIPINIEDEMRGAYIDYSMSVIISRALPDVRDGLKPVHRRVLYGMSELGVSYNKAYKKSARIVGEVLGKYHPHGDSSVYETMVRMAQEWSLRYPLVDGQGNYGSIDGDSPAAMRYTEARLKRIADELLADLEKNTVDFVPNFDDSLKEPSVLPAKFPNLLVNGTSGIAVGMATNMAPHNLTEIINGVIAYIDDREITIADLMQYIKAPDFPTGGIIYGFDGVKSAFETGRGRVLMRGRASFETTASGKEQIIVTEIPYMVNKATLIEKTAALINEKKIEGISDLRDESDRDGLRIVYDLKRDAIPNVVLNNLYKYTALQSSFGVNNVALVNGRPMTLNLKELIHYFVEHRHEVVIRRTQYELDEAKKRAHILEGLLIALDNLDEVISLIRSSRDPEIARSGLMERFNLTEIQARAILDMRLQRLTGLERDKIVAEYEEIMKTINYLTEVLANEGLRMQIIKDELTDIRARYGDERRTSIEASTGDISYEDMIPEENMVITLSHEGYIKRTSLSEYRSQSRGGVGSRGVAASKESDFTEHVFIANTHHHMMFFTEFGRVFWMKVYEIPEGGKTTKGRAIQNLINIEKDDKVRAVLNVRDLKNQDFVLNHNLVFCTEQGTIKKTVLEAYSRPRTNGINAITINEGDRLLDVQLTTGNSEIIIALESGRAIRFNETQVRPMGRNAAGVRGVTLAGPDDKVVGMVCVESESTELLVVSENGYGKRSLLDEYRITNRGGKGVKTLNVTDKTGKLVAIKGVVDGDDLMIINRSGITIRLRVSDIRVIGRATQGVRLIKLNEGDQISSVAKIEKEDEEEIVMEELVLMESEPEPEETLNPEDKIDPEALEDVDTEDTEL, encoded by the coding sequence ATGAACGAAGGCGAAAGAATAATACCGATCAACATTGAAGACGAGATGCGTGGAGCATACATCGATTATTCAATGTCTGTTATCATTTCAAGAGCCTTACCTGATGTTCGAGACGGCCTGAAGCCTGTACACCGCCGTGTACTCTACGGTATGTCCGAACTGGGGGTATCTTATAACAAAGCTTATAAAAAATCAGCCAGGATAGTAGGAGAGGTATTAGGTAAATACCACCCGCACGGCGACTCCTCCGTTTACGAAACAATGGTTCGTATGGCACAGGAATGGTCGCTTCGTTACCCGCTGGTAGATGGCCAGGGAAACTATGGCTCCATAGACGGCGACTCACCGGCAGCGATGCGTTATACGGAAGCGCGTTTGAAGCGAATAGCCGACGAACTGCTGGCTGATCTTGAAAAAAATACCGTGGACTTTGTGCCGAACTTCGACGACTCTTTAAAAGAGCCTTCAGTTCTTCCTGCCAAATTCCCGAACCTGCTTGTGAACGGAACTTCCGGTATTGCGGTAGGTATGGCTACTAACATGGCCCCTCATAACCTGACCGAAATTATCAATGGTGTAATTGCTTATATTGATGACCGTGAGATTACCATTGCGGATTTGATGCAATATATAAAAGCACCCGATTTCCCGACTGGGGGTATCATCTATGGTTTTGATGGAGTGAAATCTGCTTTTGAAACAGGCAGAGGCCGTGTGCTGATGCGTGGCCGCGCCAGCTTCGAAACAACAGCATCCGGTAAGGAGCAGATTATTGTTACGGAAATTCCTTACATGGTAAACAAGGCGACGCTGATTGAGAAAACAGCGGCCCTGATCAACGAGAAAAAAATTGAAGGCATTTCTGACCTTCGGGATGAGTCTGACCGGGACGGCCTGCGCATTGTGTACGACCTGAAGCGGGATGCTATTCCGAATGTTGTTCTGAACAACCTGTATAAGTATACTGCTTTACAATCTTCTTTCGGGGTTAACAATGTGGCGCTAGTGAATGGCCGCCCGATGACCCTGAACCTGAAAGAGCTTATCCATTACTTTGTAGAGCACCGGCATGAGGTGGTTATCCGCAGAACACAGTACGAACTGGACGAAGCGAAGAAGCGTGCTCACATTTTAGAAGGTTTGCTCATTGCCCTGGATAACCTGGACGAAGTAATTAGCCTGATCCGTTCTTCGCGTGATCCTGAAATTGCCCGCAGCGGCTTGATGGAACGCTTTAACCTGACTGAAATTCAGGCACGGGCTATCCTGGATATGCGTCTGCAACGCCTGACTGGCCTGGAACGCGACAAAATTGTGGCCGAGTACGAAGAGATCATGAAAACCATTAATTACCTGACAGAAGTATTGGCTAACGAAGGCCTGCGCATGCAGATAATTAAGGATGAACTGACCGACATCAGAGCCCGCTACGGTGATGAAAGGCGTACTTCTATTGAGGCTTCGACAGGCGATATATCTTATGAAGATATGATACCGGAAGAGAACATGGTCATTACGTTGTCTCATGAAGGTTATATCAAACGAACTTCTTTAAGCGAATACCGTAGCCAGAGCCGTGGTGGCGTAGGTTCACGAGGTGTGGCAGCTTCTAAGGAAAGCGACTTTACAGAGCACGTGTTCATTGCCAATACGCACCACCACATGATGTTCTTTACAGAATTTGGCCGTGTGTTCTGGATGAAAGTATATGAAATTCCGGAAGGAGGGAAGACTACCAAAGGACGTGCTATACAGAACCTCATCAATATAGAGAAAGATGACAAGGTACGTGCCGTACTGAATGTGCGCGATCTGAAGAACCAGGACTTTGTGTTAAACCATAACCTGGTATTCTGTACAGAGCAGGGTACAATTAAGAAGACAGTACTGGAAGCTTATTCCCGCCCAAGAACGAATGGTATTAATGCGATCACAATCAACGAAGGCGACCGACTGCTAGATGTGCAGCTGACAACTGGCAACAGCGAAATTATTATTGCGCTGGAGTCGGGGAGAGCTATCCGCTTTAACGAAACCCAGGTTCGACCAATGGGACGCAACGCAGCTGGTGTGAGAGGCGTAACACTTGCCGGACCAGACGATAAAGTTGTTGGTATGGTTTGTGTAGAGAGTGAAAGCACCGAACTGCTTGTAGTTTCTGAAAACGGTTATGGCAAGCGTTCGCTGCTGGACGAGTACCGCATCACCAACCGTGGTGGTAAAGGTGTTAAAACTTTGAACGTTACAGATAAAACCGGCAAACTGGTGGCTATCAAAGGTGTGGTTGATGGGGATGATCTCATGATCATTAACCGTTCCGGCATTACCATCAGGCTCCGTGTGTCTGATATCAGGGTGATAGGCCGTGCAACACAGGGTGTTCGACTTATAAAACTGAATGAGGGAGATCAGATTTCTTCTGTAGCTAAAATTGAGAAAGAAGATGAAGAAGAAATCGTGATGGAAGAGCTTGTGCTGATGGAATCTGAGCCGGAGCCGGAAGAAACACTCAATCCGGAAGATAAGATCGATCCGGAAGCATTGGAAGATGTAGACACAGAAGACACAGAATTATAA
- a CDS encoding zinc-dependent alcohol dehydrogenase, whose amino-acid sequence MKAVRFHMPKVMKVDNVPDPGIEDARDIILKVTSTAICGSDLHIYNGKIPQIENLIVGHEFMGEVVETGKAITNLKKGDRVVVPFPISCGQCFFCQHDLYPHCENSNEKHYGPEGALLDQKGAALFGYTNLYGGYAGGQAEYVRVPFADVGPRKVPDMLTDEQALFLTDIFPTGYIAVDWANLKGGETVVVFGCGPVGIMAQKSAWLKGAGRVIGVDIQPYRLKKAQESANSEVINAAEQDVIQLVRDMTQGRGADVCIDAVGMEADRTILEKALNTIRLQAGTTNVLENCFSAVRRGGVVSVVGVYGSYYDKFPLGQFFDKGLIMRAGQAPVQAYIDTLLKLVEDGKVVLDDIITHKLPLSEAPHAYKIFNNKEDDCVKVVLKP is encoded by the coding sequence ATGAAAGCAGTACGATTTCACATGCCTAAAGTAATGAAGGTGGACAATGTGCCGGATCCGGGTATAGAGGATGCGCGGGATATTATACTGAAGGTAACCAGCACCGCCATTTGCGGCTCCGACCTGCATATTTACAACGGGAAGATTCCGCAGATAGAAAACCTGATTGTTGGCCATGAGTTTATGGGGGAAGTAGTAGAAACAGGTAAGGCCATTACAAACCTGAAAAAAGGAGACAGGGTGGTAGTGCCCTTTCCGATCAGTTGCGGGCAGTGCTTCTTTTGCCAGCACGACCTTTACCCGCATTGCGAGAACTCGAACGAGAAACACTACGGCCCGGAAGGAGCCTTGCTAGATCAGAAAGGCGCCGCCTTGTTTGGCTACACCAACCTGTATGGCGGCTATGCCGGCGGACAGGCTGAGTACGTTAGAGTGCCTTTTGCCGATGTAGGTCCACGCAAAGTGCCTGATATGCTGACAGACGAGCAGGCACTGTTCCTAACCGATATTTTTCCGACAGGTTACATTGCCGTAGACTGGGCCAATCTTAAAGGTGGAGAAACTGTGGTAGTATTCGGATGCGGTCCTGTAGGTATTATGGCACAGAAGTCGGCCTGGCTAAAAGGAGCTGGCAGAGTAATAGGCGTAGATATTCAGCCATACCGCCTGAAGAAGGCTCAGGAATCTGCGAATTCTGAAGTGATCAATGCTGCAGAGCAAGATGTTATACAACTTGTCCGGGACATGACACAGGGAAGAGGTGCCGATGTGTGTATTGATGCCGTGGGTATGGAAGCGGATCGCACTATCCTTGAAAAGGCCCTTAACACGATACGCTTGCAGGCTGGTACGACTAATGTGCTGGAAAACTGTTTTAGCGCCGTGCGAAGAGGAGGCGTTGTTTCTGTAGTGGGTGTTTATGGCTCCTACTACGATAAGTTCCCGCTCGGCCAGTTCTTCGACAAAGGCTTGATTATGCGCGCCGGACAGGCTCCTGTGCAGGCTTACATCGACACGCTGCTGAAACTGGTGGAAGACGGCAAGGTTGTACTGGATGATATAATCACACACAAACTTCCCTTGTCCGAAGCCCCGCATGCTTATAAAATCTTCAATAACAAGGAAGATGATTGTGTAAAGGTAGTGCTGAAGCCATAA
- a CDS encoding DUF421 domain-containing protein, which yields MKKEDIHLSDWKRILIGDAPWEFTIEVFIRTLVIFLLLVIVLRLLGKRMSAQLTLTEMAIMLVLGAIVSVPMQIPERGIIPTVLALFFTLLFQRGWNYLAFKNQKIEFLTQGKESLVVKDGRLLLDEMQKSSTTREQLFSELRRMDVQHLGQVKRVYQEAYGMFSLYKKADPCIGLSILPEQDKKLWDEEKKIEGHFACFRCGHTVESDNKPDQECKFCGANRWVETIGKLEEETT from the coding sequence ATGAAAAAAGAAGATATTCATTTATCCGACTGGAAGCGCATATTGATTGGTGACGCCCCCTGGGAATTTACAATAGAGGTTTTTATACGAACACTGGTAATATTTTTACTGCTTGTTATCGTTTTGCGTTTACTCGGTAAACGGATGAGTGCACAGCTTACCCTAACCGAAATGGCCATTATGTTAGTGCTGGGTGCCATTGTTTCTGTTCCTATGCAGATTCCTGAACGAGGTATAATTCCTACTGTTTTAGCTCTCTTTTTTACCCTGTTGTTTCAAAGAGGCTGGAATTACCTGGCTTTTAAAAACCAAAAGATCGAGTTTTTAACGCAAGGCAAAGAAAGCCTTGTGGTAAAAGACGGGCGGCTACTACTGGATGAAATGCAAAAGTCTTCTACCACACGTGAGCAGCTTTTCTCAGAATTAAGGCGAATGGATGTGCAACATCTTGGACAGGTAAAACGGGTGTATCAGGAAGCCTACGGCATGTTTAGTCTTTACAAAAAGGCAGATCCTTGTATTGGCCTCAGTATACTGCCGGAACAGGATAAAAAGCTGTGGGATGAGGAGAAAAAGATTGAAGGACATTTTGCCTGTTTCCGTTGTGGGCATACTGTCGAGAGTGATAACAAGCCTGATCAGGAGTGTAAGTTTTGTGGTGCTAACAGATGGGTAGAAACCATTGGAAAATTAGAGGAAGAAACAACCTAG